The genome window AAAAAATATTTCCATCAACCAGCTCGACCACCGCGTCAGCCTTCATGAAACGGCATTATCCAATACAGAAGGAAGTCTTCGTTTCGGTTTAGCGTCAGAAGCCAATTTGAGCCGTCTCCTTGCCGAAAACGAATCGGCCAATGCCTTCGAAAGCGTACGTACCGTGCCGGTTGAGGATACGGGCGATTTTCTTGAAGCACACAACGGGGCAATAGCGGTACGTATGGATATCGAAGGCGGTGAAGTCGAAGTGCTTTCCTCCCTCATCCGACTCTATGATCGTGCCCCGGCATTATGCCCGACAAAACTTTTTTTTGAAGTTCATCCGCAGTATTATACCCACGGCCGCAATATGCCCGCCGTCATGACGCAACTGTTCGAACGCGGTTTTCACGTTCGCGCTGTGACAAGCCAACATGCGCAAGCAGCAACCCGCATTCAGGATCTCGGCTATGAAGCTGAGACCGTCCTGCTCACCCAGTTCAAACAGCGCAGCACCTTTGGCCCCATACGCGACCAGGATGCTATTGCATTAACCATAACGGCGGATACTCTCCGCATTCTCTATATGGAGCGCTCCGAGCATGCCTGATTTGCCCTCTGCCACGATTATTATTCCGACGTTCAATCGCCCAGTTGAACTGACCAATTGCTTGGCCTCCATCATCACGCAGACGGTCAAACCACTCGAGGTTATCGTTATCGACGATGGTGGCGAGTGCAATATCGATCAATATGATGCTTTTGCTGCGGCCCAAATTCCCCTTATCTGCATTCCCAAGGACACTCCTGACCTGACGACTTCACGCAATATTGGTATCGCTCGCGCAAGGGGAGAGATCATCTGCTTTTTGGATGATGATACTGTTGTCGAACCCGATTATTTGAAAGAAATTCTCACTGTGTACCAAAACGACCCGAAGCATGAAATCGGCGGTGTTGGTGGATATGTCACGAATCCCAAGCCATTGGGGGTGATTATGCGGCTTC of Desulfovibrio inopinatus DSM 10711 contains these proteins:
- a CDS encoding FkbM family methyltransferase encodes the protein MADLKGKIAVLGQSVQLYGVWQTIQFTWRFFVYHISKRLLGKKTALRHVDGFAMMLDLHTGGISKTLFQYGERERDQLALFRRFLHPGDTVLELGANIGYYLLHEAACIAPSGRILAVEPDPRSFSLLKKNISINQLDHRVSLHETALSNTEGSLRFGLASEANLSRLLAENESANAFESVRTVPVEDTGDFLEAHNGAIAVRMDIEGGEVEVLSSLIRLYDRAPALCPTKLFFEVHPQYYTHGRNMPAVMTQLFERGFHVRAVTSQHAQAATRIQDLGYEAETVLLTQFKQRSTFGPIRDQDAIALTITADTLRILYMERSEHA